Sequence from the Anaerolineae bacterium genome:
ACCAGCGCAGAGGCTGCCGATAGGCCGGGAAAAGCGGCTGCAGCAAGGCGTACGCGGTCAGCAAGAGAAAGAGGGTGAACAAGGCGCGTTCGCCCACCGGCACCAGCGGGCCATGCGCCCAACGCCACAATCCGGTGGGCGGGGCCAGCAGGCGCAGGGCGCTCCACGCTGCCAGGACCCCAAAAGCCGCCAGCAGCGCCCCCGGCACCCGACGCCGCCGTCGGTGCCAAGCCAGCGCGCCCAATATAGCCCCACAGCCACGCCCACCTCAATAACCGTCAGTCCCTGCCACCAGCAGGGAACGCCCATACCAGGCAAGGCTCACGAACCGCTGAGGAAATTGCCCAGCAAATCACCGCCCAACCCGGCCACGCCTTTCTGCTCGCCCATCTGCTTCTTCGAGGCGCTCAAAATGCGGTCGGCCAGCCGCGAGAGAGGCAGGCTCTGCAGATACACCTTCCCCGGGCCGGTCAGGGTGGCCAGGAACAGCCCTTCGCCGCCAAAGAGGATGTTGCGGAAACCCTTCACAAAGCGGATGTTGTAGTCCACCGTGGTAGAAAAGCCCACGATGCACCCGGTGTCTACCTGCAGGCTCTGCCCAGGGGCCAGTTCTTTCTCAATCACCGTGCCGCCCGCATGGATGAAGGCCAGGCCATCGCCCTTCAACCGCTGCAAGATGAAGCCTTCCCCACCGAACAGCCCAGCGCCCAACCGCTTGCTGAAAGCGACCTCCACATCAATGCCCTGCGCCGAGCACAGATATGAATCGCGCTGGCAGATGAAAGCGCCCCCCTCGGCGCTCAGGTCGATGGGCACAATCCTGCCCGGATAAGGCGCCGCAAAAGCCACGCTGGCCGGCTGGCGGCTGCGGTTGATGAAAGTGGTGATGAAGAAACTTTCCCCGGCCAGGGCGCGTTTGAGCCCGCTCAGCAGCCCGCCTCCGGTGGAGGTTTCCATCTCGATGCTGTCTTCCATGAAAGTCATCGTGCCCGTTTCGGCACGCACCCCCTCACCGGGGTCGAGGATGATTTCCACCATCTGCAAATCATCGCCGTGGATGCGGTATTCAATTCGGTCGGCCATGGTCTTCCTCCTCAACACAAGAATAGGGAAAATCGTTCTAAACTATTGTACCGCGCCTTTGCCACTTTGACAGGCGGTGCACCCTTCCCGAGGGTTGCACTAAGTTCGGACAAGGGGCAAGCACCGGTCCTCCTGTCATGACAAGACCCCCTGAGTCTGGCTCAGGGGGTCGAAGTTGCTTCCCAAAAGACGCACTTGTTTCGCTCTCCGGCCAGGGATAGGGCTTCGACTTCTCGGCCGACCGGGATATTATTCTGGTTCACACCAACCCCGCCGCGCGGGCGCGGGCCAGCACCCGCTGGGCAGCGCGGATCATGGGCATGTCGATCATTTTGCCTTCGAGGCCAATGACCCCTTCGCCGCGGGCTTCGGCCGCCTTCATGGCCGCCAGCACCTTTTGCGCGTAGGCGATTTCTTCGGCGCTGGGGGTAAACACCTGCTGCACCACAGGCACCTGGGCCGGATGGATGACTTGTTTTCCCTGATACCCCAACACAGCGGCCTCTTCGGTTTCGCTCCGCAGCCCTTCCAGGTCTTTGTAGCGCACATACACCATGTCGATGGCCTGCAACCCGAAGGCCGCCGCCACCAACGCCATCTGGCTGCGCGGAAAGACGACCTCACGGTTGCTGGCCGTGCGTTTACCGCCGATGTCGGCCATCAAGTCCTCGGCCCCGAAGCCCAACGCCTGCAGGCGCGGCGTGGCCTGGGCGATGGCTGCCAGGTTGACCACCCCACGCGCCGTTTCAATGAGGGCCAGCAGCGCGGTGCTTCCCTGCGGCCAGCCGTGAGCGGCCTCGGCGCGGGCCAGTTGCTCGTCCACCCAGCGCAACTGGTCGGCTTGTTCCACCTTGGGCACCATGATGGTGTCGGGGCGCGCCGGGAGCACGGCGGCCAGGTCGTCGGTTTCCAGCCCGCTGCCTACGGCGTTGATGCGCACCACCCGTTCGGTGCGGCCGAAATCCAACGCACGCAGGGCCTGGGCGACCATGGCGCGAGCGGCGGCCTTTTGGCCTAACGCCACCCCGTCCTCCAAATCCATGCAGACGCTGTCCACCTCCAACCCGGCGGCTTTTTCCAGTTTGCGTTGGTCTGACCCGGGCACGTAAAGCAACGCCCGCCGTGCACGCATGTTCATCCCTCCTGTTTCCCCGGCTCCACCGCGGAGCGCTTGAGGAACATCACGGTGCGCTCCAGTTCACACACTACCACGCCGTCCTGATTGCGGCCGATGTGGCGCAGCCGCACGA
This genomic interval carries:
- a CDS encoding TIGR00266 family protein; translation: MADRIEYRIHGDDLQMVEIILDPGEGVRAETGTMTFMEDSIEMETSTGGGLLSGLKRALAGESFFITTFINRSRQPASVAFAAPYPGRIVPIDLSAEGGAFICQRDSYLCSAQGIDVEVAFSKRLGAGLFGGEGFILQRLKGDGLAFIHAGGTVIEKELAPGQSLQVDTGCIVGFSTTVDYNIRFVKGFRNILFGGEGLFLATLTGPGKVYLQSLPLSRLADRILSASKKQMGEQKGVAGLGGDLLGNFLSGS
- a CDS encoding CoA ester lyase yields the protein MRARRALLYVPGSDQRKLEKAAGLEVDSVCMDLEDGVALGQKAAARAMVAQALRALDFGRTERVVRINAVGSGLETDDLAAVLPARPDTIMVPKVEQADQLRWVDEQLARAEAAHGWPQGSTALLALIETARGVVNLAAIAQATPRLQALGFGAEDLMADIGGKRTASNREVVFPRSQMALVAAAFGLQAIDMVYVRYKDLEGLRSETEEAAVLGYQGKQVIHPAQVPVVQQVFTPSAEEIAYAQKVLAAMKAAEARGEGVIGLEGKMIDMPMIRAAQRVLARARAAGLV